In endosymbiont of unidentified scaly snail isolate Monju, the following are encoded in one genomic region:
- a CDS encoding FmdB family zinc ribbon protein, with protein sequence MPFYEYRCAECGHEFEAMQKMSDAPLRDCPECGKPALDKLISAAGFQLKGSGWYATDFKGGSCGKPADEAPACGTGGACPACE encoded by the coding sequence ATGCCTTTCTACGAGTATCGCTGCGCGGAATGCGGCCACGAGTTCGAGGCTATGCAAAAGATGAGCGACGCCCCCCTGCGCGATTGCCCGGAATGCGGCAAGCCCGCGCTCGACAAGCTGATCTCGGCAGCAGGTTTTCAGCTCAAGGGCAGCGGCTGGTATGCCACCGATTTCAAGGGCGGCAGTTGCGGCAAGCCCGCCGACGAGGCGCCTGCCTGTGGCACGGGCGGTGCCTGTCCGGCCTGCGAATAG